In Hymenobacter sublimis, a single genomic region encodes these proteins:
- a CDS encoding acyltransferase family protein — MMLPSPTGSRLTFRPELDGIRAIGVVLVVAQHWLPMSLPFGEASLTTFFVLSGYLITGIVWHQRAQVEAGIMSTGRALVLFYCRRALRILPGYYFTLVLCALLPLASIRQYWPWYVLHGSNVLFYRLQQWGEGVGHFWSLAVEEQFYALWPVLLLFWPTRKQGWLLAGLMVGAFVFRLVWIRNAPLPFTFVLMPANLDAFAAGGLLRLLETHLPARWWGYGWLAALGWSTWLAISLLHMVSPSEWEASFLVVGLGAAALGAAGLLGWVLHTPYRFTRALLLHPVVQWVGTRSYGLYLYHLPAVVVYQRLIYRLWAAEPASQTLLAYWMNPWRMSLVLTPITLALAGISWRWLERPFNNLKRYFSYAPSADRPARQV; from the coding sequence ATGATGCTACCTTCCCCGACCGGTTCCCGACTTACGTTTCGCCCCGAGCTGGATGGCATTCGGGCCATTGGAGTTGTGCTAGTGGTAGCCCAACACTGGCTGCCCATGTCGCTACCATTCGGTGAGGCCAGTCTCACTACGTTTTTCGTTTTGAGCGGCTACCTAATTACGGGCATTGTCTGGCACCAGCGGGCCCAGGTGGAAGCCGGCATTATGAGTACCGGCCGGGCATTGGTGCTGTTTTATTGTCGAAGGGCGCTGCGGATTTTGCCGGGCTACTACTTCACTCTGGTGCTCTGCGCCCTCTTGCCTCTGGCAAGCATACGGCAGTACTGGCCCTGGTACGTGCTGCACGGCTCCAACGTGCTGTTTTACCGCTTACAACAATGGGGCGAAGGCGTCGGCCACTTCTGGTCGTTGGCCGTTGAGGAGCAATTCTACGCCCTCTGGCCGGTGCTATTGCTTTTCTGGCCTACCCGGAAACAAGGCTGGTTACTAGCTGGCCTTATGGTGGGGGCTTTCGTCTTTCGGTTGGTATGGATCAGAAACGCGCCGTTACCGTTCACCTTCGTGCTCATGCCGGCCAATCTGGACGCCTTTGCGGCGGGCGGGCTCCTGCGGCTGCTGGAAACGCACCTACCGGCCCGCTGGTGGGGTTACGGCTGGCTGGCGGCTCTGGGCTGGAGTACATGGCTAGCTATCAGCCTGTTGCACATGGTTTCCCCGTCTGAATGGGAGGCATCTTTCCTGGTGGTGGGGTTGGGTGCCGCGGCATTGGGAGCTGCTGGCTTGCTGGGCTGGGTACTACACACGCCCTATCGTTTCACCCGAGCACTGCTGCTGCACCCAGTTGTTCAGTGGGTGGGTACGCGCAGTTACGGCTTGTATCTGTATCACTTGCCTGCGGTGGTGGTGTACCAACGGTTGATATACCGGCTGTGGGCAGCAGAACCCGCCAGCCAAACACTCCTGGCCTATTGGATGAACCCCTGGCGAATGAGCTTAGTGCTGACGCCGATAACACTGGCCTTGGCCGGCATTTCTTGGCGGTGGTTGGAGCGCCCCTTCAACAACCTCAAGCGGTACTTTTCCTACGCTCCCTCGGCTGATCGGCCAGCTAGGCAGGTGTAG
- a CDS encoding phosphopantetheine-binding protein, which translates to MEQLIRYQVERMLRKKHRNPALHLTPTSRLHEDVGLDSIDMVELVINLEHRFHIEIPDPELEDLRTVQDVLDCVDTHLSELVNE; encoded by the coding sequence ATGGAACAGCTCATCCGCTACCAGGTAGAGCGCATGTTGCGCAAAAAACACCGCAACCCCGCCCTGCACCTCACTCCTACCTCCCGCCTGCACGAAGACGTAGGCCTGGACTCCATCGATATGGTCGAGCTGGTCATCAACCTCGAACACCGGTTCCACATCGAAATTCCCGACCCCGAACTGGAAGACCTCCGCACCGTCCAGGACGTGCTCGACTGCGTGGACACCCATTTAAGTGAGCTGGTGAATGAGTAA
- a CDS encoding efflux RND transporter periplasmic adaptor subunit has protein sequence MKKILGVGLVLLVAAGSFLLPLWLTPAEAPGASLPLLATSHFSAATSAEPPTYATAQAVRSATAGRVWEVYFHEGQRVRKGQLLLKLVEKLPSVTQQQLQARLAQQLRAYEVLQATHPAAAVLTAAETQLTDTRAQLARAVPMLSFVFVTAPADGVITGTAVTTGDYLTPQTVVAQLASGLVAADTTLLLSSVE, from the coding sequence ATGAAAAAGATACTTGGCGTGGGGCTCGTGCTCCTCGTCGCGGCAGGAAGCTTCCTGTTGCCCCTGTGGCTTACCCCGGCCGAAGCGCCGGGCGCGAGCCTACCCCTACTAGCTACCTCCCACTTCTCCGCAGCCACGTCCGCGGAGCCCCCAACTTATGCCACCGCGCAGGCAGTTCGTAGCGCCACCGCCGGGCGGGTGTGGGAAGTGTATTTCCACGAAGGCCAGCGCGTACGCAAAGGGCAGTTGCTGCTGAAGCTGGTAGAAAAGCTGCCCAGCGTAACCCAGCAGCAGTTGCAGGCCCGCCTTGCCCAACAGCTGCGCGCCTACGAGGTTCTGCAAGCCACTCATCCGGCCGCGGCGGTCCTCACGGCGGCCGAAACCCAACTCACGGACACCCGCGCCCAGCTAGCCCGGGCCGTGCCCATGCTCAGCTTCGTGTTCGTGACGGCCCCGGCCGATGGCGTTATTACGGGCACGGCCGTGACTACCGGCGACTACCTCACGCCCCAGACGGTGGTGGCGCAGCTTGCCTCGGGCCTGGTTGCGGCCGATACCACCTTGCTGCTGTCTAGCGTTGAGTAG
- a CDS encoding Hsp20/alpha crystallin family protein, which yields MNLISKDFIRNIAPQLDLLNTLGGGIAQAMLRIDKQEKGVVVRVAAPSVSPENFHVVLNNNVLTVFAEYRHSAEDKLAAPLFTRTLTLPATLDLSRIDAVFEGQELHVRIPYHNAATEPREINIKQR from the coding sequence ATGAATCTTATCAGCAAGGATTTTATCCGGAACATTGCCCCGCAACTCGACCTGCTTAACACCTTGGGCGGAGGTATTGCCCAGGCCATGCTACGGATTGACAAGCAGGAGAAGGGCGTGGTCGTGCGCGTTGCTGCTCCTTCGGTGAGCCCCGAGAACTTCCATGTCGTGCTTAACAACAACGTGCTGACGGTCTTTGCCGAGTACCGCCACTCGGCGGAGGATAAGCTGGCGGCTCCCTTGTTCACCCGCACGCTTACCTTGCCGGCTACCCTCGACCTGAGCCGCATTGATGCCGTGTTCGAAGGTCAGGAGCTGCACGTGCGCATCCCGTACCACAACGCGGCCACGGAGCCCCGCGAAATCAACATCAAGCAGCGCTAA
- a CDS encoding GNAT family N-acetyltransferase, with amino-acid sequence MIALIAYTSRLTLVAASRALLTAELTKPQYFPILLGAQLPAHWPPGEYDEEAMRYFLAQLTAGGRTAAGWYGWYAILRAGAETPTNVLIGTGGFHGPPVEGSVEIGFSIADDWRGRGLGTELVAGLVRHAADTGMVRHLTARTTLDNLGAQRILQQNAFRLTSPTPDAEGYLHFERDIMATDKTTGAQQA; translated from the coding sequence ATGATTGCTCTGATTGCCTATACCTCCCGGCTAACGCTGGTAGCCGCCAGCCGGGCCCTGCTCACCGCTGAACTTACTAAGCCCCAGTATTTTCCTATTCTGCTGGGCGCCCAGCTACCGGCCCACTGGCCCCCGGGCGAGTACGATGAGGAAGCCATGCGCTACTTCCTGGCCCAGCTCACGGCTGGGGGCCGCACCGCGGCGGGGTGGTACGGGTGGTACGCCATCCTGCGGGCGGGGGCGGAAACTCCGACCAACGTGCTGATCGGCACCGGGGGCTTTCATGGCCCACCCGTGGAGGGTAGCGTCGAAATCGGTTTTTCCATAGCCGACGACTGGCGGGGCCGGGGCCTGGGCACAGAACTGGTAGCTGGCCTGGTGCGCCACGCCGCCGATACCGGGATGGTCCGGCACCTCACCGCCCGTACCACCCTCGATAACTTGGGAGCCCAGCGGATTCTGCAGCAAAACGCCTTCCGCCTCACTTCCCCTACCCCCGATGCGGAAGGCTACCTGCATTTTGAGCGGGATATTATGGCCACGGATAAAACCACCGGGGCCCAACAAGCTTAG